The window CCTCCAGAGGAGTAGCAGACAGATACGATTCCTGAACAACTTTGGGCTGAGGTTTCTACTGTACCCTGCAGATGAGGTTTGGAACTTTCACACGGTGATAGGCACATATGAGGCTTCGTGAGTGTAAATCAACAGCAAACTCTCCCTACACTATAGCTTCCTGGTGAGCTTGCTCCTCCACTAAAGCCAGCCTTGTCTTTACAAGATTCTGAGTGAAAAACATCTTCAAAATTTGCAAAGGAGAACAGGTAAGAACAAATGCTTTCTTGGTGCCCATTTTGTCGTCCATAAACATCGACGTTCATAACACACCAGAGATTCCTCCTAAGATCTAGAGATGAAAAGCCCAGGAGCACCCAGTTCCTACTATAACAAGCTGCAAGTTTAGAATATTTACGAAATAATGAATTCAATGGTTACCATGTGGCATTTGGTGTCATGAGCAAAGATTGAGCCAATGGCCATAAGAACACAAAGGGTTCTCTGGAGAAGGTGACCTCGGATTGAATTTTGGAGTAGAAGCAGAAGtcaagaacaggaagaaggaagcatttaGACAGTATTCGCCTTGTCCTGAAGGCTGGAAAGACATATCCTTTGAGGGAGCTGGACACAGTACATCAAAACCGCAGCAGAATGTATACATCAACAACTAAAGAAaacagagaccatgaatttgagcaTAAGGGAGATACAGGAGAAGAGCTAGAGGGAGGACATGGGAAGGGGGAAGTGTTGtgattgtattttaattgaaaaatggattttaattaaatttgtttttaatttttaaaagcaaaatacaaacatacacagtAAAAGTGTGTGGTAAATGATGCCAGAGACCTGGGTAGGAGGTATTTTAGTGGATCAGAGCTCAGGGAGCTTTAGGAGAAAGAGTGGGTGGCTTCCTGGAAGTGATGGAGAGCCAGTGAAAAATCAGGCCAGGAGCAAAGTCCACACTGCATCTTCCACCATCCCAGGAGTGGGGATGAGTTGGCGGGAGACCAGACAGGGAGCCCATTGATGAGGTCTAGAAACTTTCTATAAGTTCAGGAAAGAAATGATAGACTCTGGATCTAGGCAATGTCAGACTAGAACAACAGATACAAATTCTCACGAGAGTGGGAGAATTTAAGGAAGTGGATGGGACCACACACAACTGGGCAGAGGAAGGTCACAGGCACCATGCCGAGAGGTTTCCATTTCTCACTAAATCCTCCCCACAGCTGTGTGAAGATGTGCTATCATCCTCACTGCACAGATCAGGGATCCCCAGCTTCTGGGACGACTGACTTCTGCTTGCTGTCCTGGGAATTTGTGAGCAAGGGTCACTTGCATTTCTGAGAGCCCTGGCTAACTCCTTACATTGGTGATGAAATGCAGCAACCTCTCACATCCAACCTACCTCATTGCCAGAGAGGTAGTACATCCTGGCTTCCTGCAGCAGTGGGAAGACCTCAGGACACTGTCTAATGAGAGGATCTGCTTCAACCATCTCCACGAAGTACCACGGGTCCAGAAGCGGTAAGCGCACGTTCTCGAGAACACAAGGGAGGAGGCAGAGTCGTTCTGACTGTTTGTGCTGGACCCAGCTCATCACGGTCTCAAACACCTGAGCCTCCTCGGTCACACAAAGGTCATCACTCTTCAAGATGTGATACAAGGTATCCACCGGAAGTTCCAGGAACTCCTCAGAGTTCAGAATCTGAACGAAGTTTTGAATGATGTAACTTTGAACTTGCATCTTTAAACTGTCCAACGAGTGTGTATCCGCCAGCCTCAGTATTCCAATGCAATTTTCTGGGTTCAAGGCTTCTGTGAGGAAGCTGGCACAGGCGTCCACCAGC is drawn from Peromyscus leucopus breed LL Stock unplaced genomic scaffold, UCI_PerLeu_2.1 scaffold_1047, whole genome shotgun sequence and contains these coding sequences:
- the LOC114684660 gene encoding kelch-like protein 6 is translated as FLQLVDACASFLTEALNPENCIGILRLADTHSLDSLKMQVQSYIIQNFVQILNSEEFLELPVDTLYHILKSDDLCVTEEAQVFETVMSWVQHKQSERLCLLPCVLENVRLPLLDPWYFVEMVEADPLIRQCPEVFPLLQEARMYYLSGNEIISERTKPRMHEFQSEVFMIIGGCTKEERFVAEVTCLDPLRRSRLEVAKLPLTEHELESENKKWVEFACVTLKNEVYISGKWEAGIKAVP